In the genome of Triticum urartu cultivar G1812 chromosome 5, Tu2.1, whole genome shotgun sequence, one region contains:
- the LOC125511136 gene encoding CASP-like protein 4B3 yields MSSAPASSEPHDAPAAGSSVPASRSIAERWKMEAAPVRARLLLRAFAWLFSLLALVVMATDVHGRGGAQDFSTYPEYNYCLGMSIIALLYATAQLLRDAHRLSSGWDLVAGRKAAAVLDFAGDQVVAYSLISSLSAAAPVTDYMRQAADNLFNDSAAAAISLAFFAFLAIGLSALISGYNLSLEALV; encoded by the exons ATGTCGTCCGCCCCAGCCAGCAGCGAGCCGCACGACGCGCCGGCCGCCGGCAGCAGCGTGCCGGCGTCGAGGTCGATCGCGGAGCGGTGGAAGATGGAAGCCGCGCCGGTGCGGGCGCGGCTGCTGCTGCGGGCCTTCGCGTGGCTCTTCTCCCTGCTCGCCCTCGTCGTCATGGCCACCGACGTGCACGGCCGCGGCGGCGCCCAGGACTTCAGCACCTACCCGGAATACAA CTACTGCCTGGGCATGTCCATCATCGCGCTCCTGTACGCCACGGCGCAGCTGCTGCGCGACGCGCACAGGCTCAGCTCCGGCTGGGACCTCGTCGCCGGGAGGAAGGCGGCGGCCGTCCTCGACTTCGCCGGAGATCAG GTGGTGGCCTACTCCCTGATATCAAGCTTGTCCGCGGCGGCGCCGGTGACGGACTACATGCGCCAGGCCGCCGACAACCTGTTCAACGACTCGGCCGCGGCCGCCATTAGCCTGGCCTTCTTCGCCTTCTTGGCCATCGGCCTCTCTGCCCTCATCTCTGGGTACAATCTTTCCTTAGAAGCCCTTGTTTAG